Proteins from one Ahaetulla prasina isolate Xishuangbanna chromosome 2, ASM2864084v1, whole genome shotgun sequence genomic window:
- the LOC131189509 gene encoding zinc finger protein 239-like → MKRGKRLDLPSDKSSPPRTPKRTHECSECEKSFAHRSLLLTHRKVHVGRGSSQGLECEKFFSGKNSKDLKSLTIPKPYKCEECDLCFGRKSHLLRHQKIHTGEKPYQCLECGKFFRRKAHLINHEIIHTGEKPYKCWECGKSFSQKSGLGLHEKIHAGIKPYKCFECGKCFTDSSTLRKHQKTHTGEKNVKCLECGKCFTLKSNLLQHQRRHTGERPYECPECERRFVFSHELQTHQKWHKGDLPHKCGECGKSFISPTRVQIHQRIHTGEKPYKCGECGKCFSQKQHLERHQIFHTGEAIQMRECGKSFASHGAFEPS, encoded by the coding sequence ATGAAGCGTGGGAAACGCTTGGATCTCCCATCAGACAAAAGCAGCCCTCCAAGAACGCCCAAAAGAACCCATGAATGCTCAGAGTGTGAGAAATCCTTTGCTCACAGATCCCTCCTTTTGACCCACAGGAAGGTCCATGTGGGAAGGGGATCCAGTCAAGGTTTGGAGTGTGAGAAATTTTTCTCTGGGAAAAACTCCAAAGATCTCAAAAGCCTCACGATACCAAAACCCTATAAATGTGAGGAATGTGACTTATGCTTTGGTCGAAAGTCACACCTTCTTAGACATCAGaaaatccacacaggagagaaaccgtatcaatgtctggaatgtgggAAATTTTTCCGTAGAAAAGCCCATCTTATAAACCACGAGAtaattcacacaggggagaaaccgtataaatgttgggaatgtgggaagagctttTCTCAGAAGTCAGGTCTTGGGCTCCATGAGAAGATCCATGCAGGAATCAAACCTTACaaatgctttgagtgtggaaaatgtttcactGACAGCTCAACTCTTCGGAAacatcagaaaacacacacaggggagaaaaatGTAAAGTGCCTtgaatgtgggaaatgttttacCTTGAAATCAAACTTGCTGCAACATCAGAGACGTCACACTGGAGAGAGACCCTatgaatgcccagaatgtgagaGACGATTTGTGTTTTCTCATGAACTTCAAACACATCAGAAGTGGCACAAAGGGGACCTACCCCATAAATGtggggagtgtgggaaaagttttatttcACCAACCCGAGTTCAGATTCATCAGagaatccacacgggggagaagccctACAAATGTGGGGAGTGTGGGAAATGCTTTTCCCAAAAACAACACCTTGAACGCCATCAAATCTTCCACACAGGAGAAGCCATTCAGATGCGAGAATGTGGAAAATCTTTTGCTTCTCATGGAGCCTTTGAGCCATCATAA
- the LOC131192824 gene encoding EMI domain-containing protein 1-like produces MFRGFLFKRTTERLSESNLPKVPARIHPKSPGEPWPGEEGADPPLYLPHPRAEGKGGSRSLQARSEPDLPEETPASRRAGSAAPFLLAGGRSPGRRGGLEAGGRAAPPDARVIQKTLPRIQHRFSPGEAGHAEGSGDPVSPPSQESCPVPPMGVGVEGSSAHGKKVPCTVEAGLPLLLQCVCVSLHEARHREAPLRFFS; encoded by the exons ATGTTCAGAGGCTTCCTGTTCAAACGGACCACAGAGAGACTTTCTGAAAGTAACCTCCCCAAAGTTCCTGCCCGGATCCACCCGAAATCCCCCGGGGAGCCTTGGCCGGGCGAGGAGGGGGCAGATCCACCCCTCTATTTGCCACACCCCCGCGccgaagggaaaggagggagtcGCTCCCTGCAGGCAAGGTCAGAGCCGGATCTCCCCGAAGAAACCCCGGCAAGCCGAAGAGCGGGATCCGCAGCTCCCTTCCTCCTGGCGGGGGGAAGATCTCCTGGGAGGAGGGGCGGCCTGGAGGCCGGAGGGAGAGCAGCCCCACCTGATGCGAGAGTAATCCAGAAAACTCTCCCGAGGATCCAGCACCGATTCTCGCCGGGCGAAGCGGGACACGCGGAGGGAAGCGGAGATCCAG tctcccctcccagccaggaAAGCTGCCCTGTTCCTCCGATGGGCGTCGGTGTCGAGGGTTCCTCTGCCCATGGAAAGAAGGTTCCCTGCACGGTGGAAGCGGGACTGCCCCTCCTGCTCCAGTGTGTTTGTGTGAGCTTGCATGAAGCCCGGCACCGAGAAGCCCCTTTGAGGTTTTTCTCTTGA
- the LOC131192719 gene encoding zinc finger protein 260-like codes for MEPGKLLDPPSDTSSTPQNDQKPHECSECGKSFTLQSLLLTHRKVHVGSGSSECTEGEKSSGKDFKGLRSSSRLKTYKCEECDLCFGRKSYLLTHQKIHTGEKLYQCLECGKFFRRKAHLINHEIIHTGEKPYKCWECGKSFSQKSGLGLHEKIHAGIKPYKCFECGKCFTDSSTLRKHQKTHTGEKNEKCPECGKCFTLKSNLLQHQRLHTGERPYECPECEIRFMYSGDLQRHQKWHKGDLPHKCGECGKSFLSPSHVQVHQRIHTGEKPYKCGECGNCFSRKATLKRHQRHHTGEKPFSCVECGKSFASRGGLRRHHKTHTGEKPFSCVECGKFFRRKAHLINHERIHTGEKPYKCWECGKSFSRNSSLGLHEKIHAGIKPYKCFECGKCFTDSSTLRKHQKTHTGEKNEKCPECGKCFTLKSNLLQHQRLHTGERPYECPECEIRFMYSGDLQRHQKWHKGDLPHKCGECGKSFLSPSHVQIHQRIHTGEKPYKCGECGNCFSRKATLKRHQRRHTGEKPFSCVECGKSFASRGGLRRHHKTHTGEKPFSCVECGKSFAYKEVLWTHYKTHTGEKPHQCYECGRFYGTSSALRAHVKIHTGEKNYKCLDCGKTFAHSGNLRNHSRIHTGEKPHKCSECDKCFFRKDSLVNHQRIHTGEKPYKCLECGKCFFNPSTLRVHTRSHTGK; via the coding sequence ATGGAGCCTGGGAAGCTCTTGGATCCCCCTTCAGACACAAGCAGCACTCCACAAAATGACCAAAAACCCCATGAATGCTCAGAGTGTGGGAAATCCTTTACTCTCCAGTCCCTCCTTTTGACCCACAGGAAGGTCCATGTGGGAAGTGGATCCAGTGAATGTACGGAGGGCgagaaatcctctggaaaagacttCAAAGGTCTCAGAAGCTCCTCCAGACTGAAGACCTATAAATGTGAGGAATGTGATTTATGCTTTGGTCGAAAGTCATACCTTCTTACACATCAGAAaatccacactggagagaaactgtatcaatgtctggaatgtgggAAATTTTTCCGTAGAAAAGCCCATCTCATAAACCACGAGAtaattcacacaggggagaaaccgtataaatgttgggaatgtgggaagagctttTCTCAGAAGTCAGGTCTTGGGCTCCATGAGAAGATCCATGCAGGAATCAAACCTTACaaatgctttgagtgtggaaaatgtttcactGACAGCTCAACTCTTCGGAAacatcagaaaacacacacaggggagaaaaACGAAAAGTGCCCagaatgtgggaaatgttttacCTTGAAATCAAACTTGCTGCAACATCAGAGGCTCCACACCGGAGAGAGACCCTatgaatgcccagaatgtgagaTCCGATTTATGTATTCTGGGGACCTTCAGAGACACCAGAAGTGGCACAAAGGGGACCTACCCCATAAATGtggggagtgtgggaaaagttttcttTCACCATCCCATGTTCAGGTTCATCagagaatccacacaggggagaaaccctacaaATGCGGGGAATGTGGGAACTGCTTCTCCCGAAAAGCAACCCTCAAAAGGCATCAGCGTCACCACACGGGAGAAAAGCCATTCAGTTGCGTAGAATGTGGAAAATCTTTTGCTTCTCGTGGAGGACTTCGGAGACATCAtaaaactcacacaggagagaagccattcaGCTGCGTAGAATGTGGGAAATTTTTCCGTAGAAAAGCCCATCTCATAAACCACGAGagaattcacacaggggagaaaccgtataaatgttgggaatgtgggaagagctttTCTCGGAACTCAAGTCTTGGGCTCCATGAGAAGATCCATGCAGGAATCAAACCTTACAAGTGCTttgagtgtggaaaatgtttcactGACAGCTCAACTCTTCGGAAacatcagaaaacacacacaggggagaaaaACGAAAAGTGCCCagaatgtgggaaatgttttacCTTGAAATCAAACTTGCTGCAACATCAGAGGCTCCACACCGGAGAGAGACCCTatgaatgcccagaatgtgagaTCCGATTTATGTATTCTGGGGACCTTCAGAGACACCAGAAGTGGCACAAAGGGGACCTACCCCATAAATGTGGggaatgtgggaaaagttttctTTCACCATCCCATGTTCAGATTCATCagagaatccacacaggggagaaaccctacaaATGCGGGGAATGTGGGAACTGCTTCTCCCGAAAAGCAACCCTCAAAAGGCATCAGCGTCGCCACACGGGAGAAAAGCCATTCAGTTGCGTAGAATGTGGAAAATCTTTTGCTTCTCGTGGAGGACTTCGGAGACATCAtaaaactcacacaggagagaagccattcaGCTGCGTAGAATGTGGGAAATCGTTTGCTTATAAGGAagtactttggacacattataaaacccacacaggggagaagccacatCAATGCTACGAATGTGGAAGATTTTATGGTACCTCATCAGCCCTTAGAGCTCATGTGAAAAttcacacaggggaaaaaaattacaaatgctTAGACTGTGGGAAAACATTTGCTCATTCAGGTAACCTTAGAAATCACAGCCGaatccatacaggagagaaaccccacAAATGCTCAGAGTGCGATAAATGTTTTTTTCGGAAAGATTCTCTTGTGAACCATCAGCGaatccacactggagagaaaccctataaatgtttggagtgtgggaaatgttttttCAATCCTTCAACACTTCGCGTTCACACCCGAAGTCACACAGGAAAGTAG